CCTATCTCTATTTCACCGGGTAAGGGGCGCGGGGGGACGGCGAGAAGGTTAAAAAAGGGGGAACACGGTTGGTAGGAGGAGTCGTCAGCCATGCAGAAAAGGCTTGTCGTTGAGTCTCCCCGTCAGCGCGAAACAAGGACGAGGAATGTCTCCGGAGTGTGGGAGGAACGCTGGCATCCGCTGCGTCAGGAGTGGGTCATTGTGGCCGCGCATCGTCAGGATCGTCCCTGGCAGGGAGAGACCGTGCCGACAGAGCCGAATTCCCTGCCCGACTATGTCCCCGACTGCTACATGTGTCCGGGCAACGTTCGGGCCAGCGGAGCCCGCAATCCTCGCTATCAGCAGACCTTCGTCTTCGACAATGATTTTCCCTGTGTGGGATGGGACGCACCGGAGGTGCTGGAACATCCGCCGGGAATCTATCGGAATCGTCCGGCGCGAGGGAGGGCTCGCGTCGTGTGCTATAGCCCCAAACACAACGTGACACTGGCCGAGCTGGAGGTGGCCGACATTGTGAATCTCCTCGCGGTGTGGAAGGATCAGTATCTCGAACTCGGCCAGCATCCGGAGGTCGCTCACGTCCTTATCTTTGAAAACAAGGGAGAGGTTGTCGGCGTCTCGAACCCTCATCCGCACTGCCAGATTTACGCGACCAATTTCGTCTTCAAATATATAGAAACCGAGGTGCAGGCCAGCCAGCAGCACTTGCGGGAGACCGGCCGCATCCTCTTTCAGGATATTCTGGCGGCGGAGCGTCAGGATGGGCGGCGCATTCTCTGCGAGAACGACACGGCCATTGCCTTTGTTCCCTATTTTGCCCGTTATGCCTACGAGGTCTTTGTAGCTCCTAAAGCGACGCATCCCAGCCTGGCGTCGCTTCCGGCCGAGCAGATGCACGATCTGGCCGACGTGCTCAAGCGCGTGCTCGTCAAGTTCGACAACCTCTGGCAGATGCCGTTCCCTTATGTGATGGTGTTGCATCAGGCTCCGACCGATGGAGGAGACTACAGCAGTTTTCACTTCCACATCGAGTTTCATCCTCCGCTGCGCAAGCCGAATCTGTTGAAGTATCTGGCAGGCCCGGAGATCGGCGGCGGGAACTTTCTGAGCGACACCTCGCCTGAGGAGAAAGCCGCGGAACTGCGCCGCCAGCCGGATGTGCACTACAAGCAGCGCAGCAAGGAGACGCATGCGTGAACGGCAGCGTCGCGGAATTGCTCGAACCCCTGCTTCGCCTTCATGAGGAGATTCGACAGGCCGTCGTCGCGGCCTGCGAGCGACATGCTCCTGAAGAATTAGCCGACATCGCCGAGGACGATGTCGGAGATACGATCTATGTCGTTGATCGGGTCGGGGAAGATGTGCTGGTGGATTTCCTCGAGCGGGAAATCGCCACAAGAGCCCCGATTGTCCTCATCGCGGAAGGACTCGCGGCAGGCCGCATGATCTTGCCCGAAGGAGCGGACGAAGCGGATGCCCGGTGGCGCATCATCGTTGACCCGATTGATGGCACGCGCGGGCTGATGTATCAGAAACGCAGTGCCTGGATTCTCACGGGGGTCGCTGCCAATCGAGGACCGGAGACCGATCTTCAGGATATCGTCCTGGCCATTCAAACGGAGATCCCGTTGGTCAAGCAACACCTTTCCGATCAAGTCTGGGCCATTCGCGGTCAGGGTGTGTCCGCCCGACGGTGGAATCGTCTCACCGGCAGGAGCGAGCCGCTGCGCCTGCGCCCGTCACGGGCCCGCACGATCGCTCATGGCTTCGCTCAAATCTCCCGATTCTTTCCCGGAGCGCGAGCCCTGCTGGCGGCTCTCGATGATGAGATCGCCGAGGCCGCCGTCGGACCTGTTCAACCCGGCAAGGCGCTCTGTTTTGAGGATCAGTACATTTCGACCGGCGGGCAGCTTTACGAGCTGATGATCGGGCACGACCGCTTCACGGCCGATCTGCGGCCGGTAGTGGATCGCTCGCCGTCTCGGAGCATCTGCTGTCATCCCTATGACATCTGCACCGAACTCATTGCCCGGGAACTTGGCGTTATTATCACCGATGTCCAGGGTAATCCCTTGCGAGCACCGCTTGCGGTGGAACCGGACATTGCCTGGATAGGCTATGCCAATGAGCACATCCGGGCCGAGATCGAGCCGTTGCTTCAGGCAGCGCTCCGGCGACGAGGATTCCTGCCAGAGGAACGATGAAGGCGACCTGAGCCGCACCGCCAAAGGTCGCTCTGGATGACGCGGATGGAATATCGAATCGTTCACGGCGCGACGCACGGTTTGTCGGATGTGGTGAGGCTGATCGAGATGCTGAACATGCTCGGTCACCATCCGGTGGGCGAGGTTCGGCGGCTCTTTGATGGTCTCTCCGACATTGTCATCGCCCGAGCACCGGGCCGACTCGACGTTATGGGGGGCATCGCCGATTATTCCGGTTCCCTTGTGCTGCAACTTCCTCTGAGCCGGGCGACGCTCGTCGCGCTCCAGCGCGATCCCGAGCGCCGATTGACGATCGTCAGTCTGCGAGCGACGGGCGCAACCTCATTTACCATGCCGTTGAGTGATTTTGAATCGGGGGCGGCTCCCATCGGCTACGACGCCGCCCGCGCCTATTTTCGGCGCGAACCGGACCAGCAGTGGGCCGCCTATTGTGCCGGAGCGTTCCTCGTCCTCATGCGCGAGCGGGGAGTCAGCTTCCCCGAAGGCGCTCGACTGCTCATCGTTTCGGATGTGCCCGAGG
The genomic region above belongs to Blastocatellia bacterium and contains:
- the galT gene encoding galactose-1-phosphate uridylyltransferase — its product is MQKRLVVESPRQRETRTRNVSGVWEERWHPLRQEWVIVAAHRQDRPWQGETVPTEPNSLPDYVPDCYMCPGNVRASGARNPRYQQTFVFDNDFPCVGWDAPEVLEHPPGIYRNRPARGRARVVCYSPKHNVTLAELEVADIVNLLAVWKDQYLELGQHPEVAHVLIFENKGEVVGVSNPHPHCQIYATNFVFKYIETEVQASQQHLRETGRILFQDILAAERQDGRRILCENDTAIAFVPYFARYAYEVFVAPKATHPSLASLPAEQMHDLADVLKRVLVKFDNLWQMPFPYVMVLHQAPTDGGDYSSFHFHIEFHPPLRKPNLLKYLAGPEIGGGNFLSDTSPEEKAAELRRQPDVHYKQRSKETHA
- a CDS encoding inositol monophosphatase, which produces MNGSVAELLEPLLRLHEEIRQAVVAACERHAPEELADIAEDDVGDTIYVVDRVGEDVLVDFLEREIATRAPIVLIAEGLAAGRMILPEGADEADARWRIIVDPIDGTRGLMYQKRSAWILTGVAANRGPETDLQDIVLAIQTEIPLVKQHLSDQVWAIRGQGVSARRWNRLTGRSEPLRLRPSRARTIAHGFAQISRFFPGARALLAALDDEIAEAAVGPVQPGKALCFEDQYISTGGQLYELMIGHDRFTADLRPVVDRSPSRSICCHPYDICTELIARELGVIITDVQGNPLRAPLAVEPDIAWIGYANEHIRAEIEPLLQAALRRRGFLPEER